One genomic segment of Mycolicibacterium chubuense NBB4 includes these proteins:
- a CDS encoding cytochrome c oxidase assembly protein, producing MTSAVQDTTQGVRRAPVWSVLSGVALLAGLTAAALAGLSVADALTATGLPDAGPVTNYGLPFIKAAGEIAAVTATGCFLFAAFLVPPQANGVLDAAGYRALRTGTVASALWTVCALLMVPLTVSDVSGQSLSTRLSPADIWSVAGLIEAAGAWRWTALFAAVVTVVSIPVLRWSPTPVLFAGSLVTLLPLALTGHSSAGGSHDLATNSLLIHLVAAALWAGGLLALLVHALRGGEHADIAARRFSAVALWCFVAMALSGVVNALVRIQPADLVHSRYGWLVVGKAAALCALGYLGWWQRRRGVAALQTNASARGALIRLALVEAVLFGLTFGIAVALGRTPPPPPANLHLSIPAVEIGYDLDGPPTVARLLFDWRFDLLFGTASIVFAVVYLAGVRRLRRRGDAWPPGRVAAWLLGCLVLLVATSSGIGRYTPAMFSMHMIGHMILSMLAPVLLVLGAPVTLALRALPAAGRDQPPGLREWLLAALHSRVSRFLTHPIVATALFVLGFYGLYFGGIFDAVNGSHAAHVAMNLHFLVSGYLFYWVVIGVDPTPRPLPPLAKLGVVFASLPLHAFFGVVLMGTKSVMGESFYRSLQLPWHTDLLADQKLGGGIAWAAGEIPLVLVLIALFVQWQRSDTRTAKRLDRAADRDDDADLAAYNAMLAEMARRDRAES from the coding sequence ATGACTTCCGCCGTCCAGGACACCACGCAGGGGGTGCGCAGAGCGCCGGTGTGGTCGGTGCTCTCCGGAGTCGCGCTGCTGGCGGGTCTGACGGCGGCGGCGCTGGCGGGCCTGTCCGTGGCCGACGCGCTCACCGCGACGGGTCTGCCCGACGCGGGTCCGGTCACCAACTACGGTCTGCCGTTCATCAAGGCCGCGGGCGAGATCGCCGCGGTGACGGCGACGGGCTGCTTTCTGTTCGCGGCGTTCCTGGTCCCGCCGCAGGCCAACGGCGTCCTCGACGCTGCGGGGTACCGCGCGCTGCGCACAGGCACCGTCGCCTCGGCACTGTGGACCGTCTGCGCGCTGCTGATGGTGCCGCTCACCGTCTCCGACGTCAGCGGCCAGTCGTTGTCGACGCGGCTCAGCCCGGCCGACATCTGGTCGGTGGCCGGCCTCATCGAGGCGGCCGGGGCATGGCGGTGGACGGCGTTGTTCGCGGCAGTCGTCACCGTGGTGAGCATCCCGGTGTTGCGCTGGTCACCGACGCCGGTGCTGTTCGCCGGATCCCTGGTCACGTTGTTGCCGCTCGCGCTGACCGGGCACTCGTCGGCCGGCGGTTCGCACGATCTCGCCACCAACAGCCTGCTCATCCACCTGGTCGCCGCCGCCCTGTGGGCCGGCGGGCTGCTCGCGCTGCTGGTGCACGCGCTGCGCGGCGGCGAGCACGCCGACATCGCGGCGCGGCGCTTCTCGGCGGTCGCCCTGTGGTGCTTCGTCGCGATGGCCCTCAGCGGTGTGGTCAACGCACTGGTACGCATCCAGCCGGCCGACCTGGTGCACAGCCGGTACGGGTGGCTTGTCGTCGGCAAGGCCGCGGCGCTGTGTGCCCTGGGCTACCTCGGCTGGTGGCAGCGCCGCAGGGGAGTGGCCGCTCTGCAGACCAACGCGTCCGCGCGCGGCGCATTGATCCGCCTCGCGCTCGTGGAGGCCGTGCTGTTCGGCCTGACCTTCGGCATCGCGGTGGCCCTCGGCCGGACCCCGCCGCCCCCTCCGGCGAACCTGCACCTCTCGATTCCCGCCGTCGAGATCGGCTACGACCTCGACGGCCCGCCGACCGTGGCCAGACTGCTTTTCGACTGGCGCTTCGACCTGTTGTTCGGCACCGCGTCGATCGTGTTCGCCGTGGTCTACCTCGCCGGCGTGCGGCGCCTGCGTCGCCGTGGCGACGCCTGGCCGCCCGGGCGTGTCGCGGCCTGGCTGCTGGGCTGTCTGGTGCTGCTGGTGGCGACCTCGTCGGGCATCGGCCGGTACACGCCGGCGATGTTCAGCATGCACATGATCGGCCACATGATCCTCTCGATGCTGGCGCCGGTGCTGCTGGTGCTCGGGGCGCCGGTCACGCTGGCGCTGCGCGCCCTGCCCGCCGCGGGCCGTGACCAGCCCCCGGGTCTGCGCGAATGGTTGCTGGCAGCGCTGCACTCGCGGGTGTCGCGATTCCTGACCCACCCGATCGTGGCGACCGCGCTGTTCGTCCTCGGGTTTTACGGCCTCTACTTCGGAGGCATCTTCGACGCCGTCAACGGCAGCCATGCCGCGCACGTCGCGATGAACCTGCACTTCCTGGTCAGCGGTTACCTGTTCTACTGGGTCGTCATCGGCGTCGACCCGACGCCCAGGCCGTTACCGCCGCTGGCCAAGCTCGGCGTGGTGTTCGCCTCACTGCCGCTGCACGCGTTCTTCGGTGTGGTGCTGATGGGCACCAAGTCGGTGATGGGCGAGAGCTTCTACCGGTCGCTGCAGCTGCCGTGGCACACCGATCTGCTCGCCGACCAGAAACTCGGCGGTGGCATCGCCTGGGCCGCGGGCGAGATCCCGCTGGTCCTGGTCCTCATCGCGTTGTTCGTGCAGTGGCAGCGCAGCGACACGCGCACCGCCAAGCGGCTCGACCGCGCCGCGGACCGGGACGACGACGCCGACCTGGCGGCCTACAACGCGATGCTCGCCGAAATGGCACGGCGCGACCGCGCCGAAAGCTAG
- a CDS encoding glycerol-3-phosphate 1-O-acyltransferase, with the protein MKIRAADIAAFTAVDDSLVLASVSSPAEEALLADWLQHQRREHPDSQIEVLKLPADDDPPAGVLAQLVELLEADEDRSVVPVRVFWVPGGLPTRSKVVALLSGRDTYCPPKVLQRSILHRDPSRARVVAGEPAKVSELRQHWSDTTVAENPRDFARFVIRRAILAIERVELRLLGPEYKSPRLIKPEVLASTRFREGLDKIPGATVEKAGEMLDELATGWSRFSVDLIPSLGRAIFSRGFDPNIDYDRTEVEAMRHALEAHPAVLLFSHRSYLDGVIVPVAMRENRLPPVHTFAGINLSFGAMGPLMRRSGVIFLRRKLDDPLYKFVLRQFVGYIVEKRFNLSWAIEGTRSRTGKMLPPKLGLLAYVADAYLDGRSDDILLQPVSISFDQLHETAEYASYARGGEKTPEGLSWLVNYIRAQGERNYGKIYVRFPQAVSMREYLGEPHGAMTTDESAKRLAMQKMAFEVAWRILQVTPVNATALVSALLLSTRGVALTLDQLHHTLQDSLEYLERKQTPMTNSALRLRTPEGVRAALDALSNRHPVTCVEGGREPVWYIAPQDELEAAFYRNSLIDAFLETSLVELALAYAARAEGDRLDAFWTQVMRLRDLLKFEFYFADSAAFRDHVAEEMSGHPDWEADVAAGGDRIDGVLRAKRPAIAGPLLRPFFEAYQIVADALLDAPADISEKELTTKALGLGRQYVAQDRIQSNESVSALLFTTARQVAADQHLLEPAADLADRRKAFRDELRGILADMNKVDSYSREQFFTRERNRRALRSQAV; encoded by the coding sequence GTGAAAATCCGCGCCGCCGACATCGCGGCGTTCACGGCCGTCGACGACAGCCTCGTACTCGCGTCGGTGTCCTCGCCCGCCGAGGAGGCGCTGCTCGCCGACTGGCTGCAGCACCAGCGCCGGGAACATCCCGACTCCCAGATCGAAGTCCTCAAGCTGCCGGCCGACGACGACCCGCCGGCCGGCGTGCTGGCCCAGCTCGTGGAACTGCTCGAAGCCGACGAGGACCGCTCGGTCGTGCCGGTGCGGGTCTTCTGGGTCCCCGGCGGGCTGCCGACCCGGTCCAAGGTCGTCGCCCTGCTCTCGGGCCGCGACACCTACTGTCCGCCGAAGGTCCTGCAGCGCAGCATCTTGCACCGCGATCCTTCGCGCGCCCGGGTGGTGGCCGGCGAACCCGCGAAGGTCTCGGAGCTGCGACAGCACTGGAGCGACACCACCGTCGCCGAAAACCCCCGGGATTTCGCGCGTTTCGTGATCCGTCGGGCCATCCTGGCGATCGAGCGGGTCGAGCTGCGGCTGCTCGGCCCGGAATACAAGTCGCCCCGCCTGATCAAACCCGAGGTGCTGGCCTCGACGCGGTTCCGCGAGGGGCTGGACAAGATTCCGGGCGCCACGGTCGAGAAGGCCGGCGAGATGCTCGACGAGCTCGCCACCGGCTGGAGCCGCTTCTCCGTCGACCTGATCCCGTCGCTGGGCCGCGCGATCTTCAGCCGCGGCTTCGACCCCAACATCGACTACGACCGGACCGAGGTCGAGGCGATGCGGCACGCCCTCGAAGCGCACCCGGCGGTCCTGCTGTTCTCCCACCGCTCCTACCTCGACGGGGTGATCGTTCCCGTCGCGATGCGGGAGAACCGGCTGCCGCCCGTGCACACGTTCGCGGGCATCAACCTCTCGTTCGGTGCGATGGGCCCGCTGATGCGCCGGTCCGGCGTGATCTTCCTCCGCCGCAAACTCGACGACCCGCTGTACAAGTTCGTGCTGCGCCAGTTCGTCGGCTACATCGTCGAGAAGCGGTTCAACCTGTCGTGGGCGATCGAGGGGACACGGTCGCGTACCGGAAAGATGTTGCCGCCCAAGCTCGGTCTGCTCGCCTACGTCGCCGACGCATACCTGGACGGCCGCAGTGACGACATCCTGCTGCAGCCGGTGTCGATCAGCTTCGACCAGCTGCACGAGACGGCCGAGTACGCGTCCTACGCCCGCGGCGGAGAGAAAACCCCGGAGGGGTTGTCCTGGCTCGTCAACTACATCCGGGCGCAGGGGGAGCGCAACTACGGCAAGATCTACGTGCGGTTCCCGCAGGCGGTGTCGATGCGCGAATACCTCGGTGAGCCGCACGGCGCGATGACGACCGACGAGTCGGCGAAACGGCTCGCGATGCAGAAGATGGCCTTCGAGGTCGCCTGGCGCATCCTGCAGGTCACACCGGTCAACGCGACGGCGCTGGTGTCGGCGCTGCTGCTGTCCACCCGCGGGGTGGCGCTCACCCTCGACCAGTTGCACCACACTCTGCAGGACTCGTTGGAGTACCTGGAGCGCAAGCAGACTCCGATGACCAACAGCGCGTTGCGCCTGCGGACCCCCGAGGGTGTGCGCGCCGCGCTCGACGCGCTGTCGAACAGGCATCCCGTCACCTGTGTCGAGGGCGGCCGCGAGCCGGTGTGGTACATCGCCCCGCAGGACGAACTGGAAGCGGCGTTCTACCGCAATTCCCTGATCGACGCGTTCCTGGAGACGTCGTTGGTAGAACTCGCGCTGGCGTACGCCGCGCGCGCGGAAGGCGATCGCCTGGATGCGTTCTGGACCCAGGTGATGCGGCTGCGGGATCTGCTGAAGTTCGAGTTCTACTTCGCCGACTCGGCCGCGTTCCGCGACCACGTCGCTGAGGAGATGTCAGGCCATCCCGACTGGGAGGCCGACGTCGCCGCGGGCGGCGACCGGATCGACGGTGTGCTGCGCGCGAAGCGCCCGGCGATCGCGGGGCCGCTGCTGCGGCCGTTCTTCGAGGCCTACCAGATCGTCGCCGACGCGCTGCTCGACGCGCCCGCCGACATCTCGGAGAAGGAGCTGACCACCAAGGCGCTGGGTCTGGGCCGGCAGTATGTCGCGCAGGACCGGATCCAGAGCAACGAGTCGGTGTCCGCCCTGCTGTTCACCACCGCCCGCCAGGTGGCCGCAGACCAGCACCTGCTCGAGCCTGCGGCAGACCTGGCGGATCGGCGCAAAGCCTTCCGTGATGAGCTGCGCGGAATCCTGGCCGACATGAACAAGGTCGACAGCTACTCCCGCGAGCAGTTCTTCACCCGTGAGCGCAACCGTCGCGCGCTGCGCAGCCAGGCGGTCTGA
- a CDS encoding HAD-IB family hydrolase/lysophospholipid acyltransferase family protein: MTSESTSGNPQLRLPGSVAEIEASPPGPEIGAFFDLDGTLVAGFTGVVMTQDRLRRGQMSIGEFIGMVQAGLNHQLGRSEFEDLIGKGARMLRGNSVDDIDELAERLFVQKIVSRVYPEMREIVRAHMAAGHTVVLSSSALTVQVDPVARFLGIDNVLSNKFETDEDGRITGEVQRPIIWGPGKARAVQEFAAAHDIDLSKSYFYADGDEDVALMYLVGNPRPTNPGGKMAAVAAKRGWPVLRFSSRSGASPVSQLRTVAGIATMAPVAAGALGVGLLTRNKRTGVNFFTSLFGRTLLNTIGINLNVLGKENLTAQRPAVFIFNHRNQADPLIAGRLVNDNFTSVGKKELESDPIVGTIGKILDAAFIDRDDPQKAVEGLKKVEDLARKGVSILIAPEGTRLDTTEVGSFKKGPFRIAMSVGIPIVPIVIRNAEVIAARDSSTFNPGTVDVVVYPPIPVDDWTHDNLDERIEQVRQLYLDTLKDWPRDSLPTPDVYQRTTKPAKKSAAKKSAAKKAATKSTATKGRS; encoded by the coding sequence GTGACATCGGAGTCGACGTCGGGCAACCCGCAGCTGCGCCTGCCAGGTTCGGTCGCCGAGATCGAGGCCAGCCCGCCGGGGCCGGAAATCGGCGCGTTCTTCGACCTCGACGGCACGCTGGTGGCCGGCTTCACCGGAGTCGTGATGACCCAGGACCGGTTGCGCCGCGGCCAGATGTCGATCGGGGAGTTCATCGGCATGGTGCAGGCCGGGCTCAACCACCAGCTGGGCCGCTCGGAATTCGAGGACCTCATCGGCAAGGGCGCGCGGATGCTGCGCGGCAATTCGGTCGACGACATCGACGAGCTCGCCGAGCGGCTGTTCGTCCAGAAGATCGTGAGCAGGGTCTACCCGGAGATGCGCGAGATCGTCCGCGCGCACATGGCCGCCGGTCACACCGTCGTGCTCAGCTCGTCGGCGCTGACCGTGCAGGTGGACCCGGTCGCCCGTTTCCTCGGCATCGACAACGTGCTGAGCAACAAGTTCGAGACCGACGAGGACGGGCGGATCACCGGCGAGGTGCAGCGTCCCATCATCTGGGGGCCGGGCAAGGCCAGGGCGGTACAGGAATTCGCCGCCGCCCACGACATCGACCTGTCGAAGAGCTACTTCTATGCCGACGGCGACGAGGACGTCGCACTGATGTATCTGGTCGGGAACCCGCGGCCCACCAACCCGGGCGGGAAGATGGCCGCGGTCGCCGCGAAGCGGGGCTGGCCGGTGCTCCGGTTCAGCAGCCGCAGCGGGGCGAGTCCGGTCTCGCAGCTCCGTACGGTCGCCGGGATCGCGACGATGGCACCCGTCGCGGCGGGCGCTCTCGGTGTCGGGCTGCTGACCCGCAACAAGCGCACCGGGGTCAATTTCTTCACGTCGCTGTTCGGCCGGACCCTGCTCAACACCATCGGTATCAACCTCAATGTCCTCGGCAAGGAAAACCTCACCGCGCAGCGGCCCGCGGTGTTCATCTTCAACCACCGCAACCAGGCCGACCCGCTGATCGCCGGCCGGCTCGTCAACGACAACTTCACGTCGGTGGGCAAGAAGGAGCTGGAAAGCGACCCCATCGTCGGCACCATCGGCAAGATCCTCGATGCCGCCTTCATCGATCGCGACGACCCGCAGAAGGCGGTCGAGGGGCTGAAAAAGGTCGAGGACCTGGCGCGCAAAGGGGTGTCGATCCTCATCGCCCCGGAAGGCACCCGGCTGGACACCACCGAGGTCGGGTCCTTCAAGAAGGGCCCGTTCCGCATCGCGATGTCGGTGGGCATCCCCATCGTGCCGATCGTCATCCGCAACGCGGAGGTGATCGCCGCGCGCGATTCGAGCACGTTCAATCCCGGCACCGTCGACGTGGTCGTGTATCCGCCGATCCCGGTCGACGACTGGACGCACGACAACCTCGACGAGCGGATCGAACAAGTCCGTCAGCTCTACCTCGACACGCTCAAGGACTGGCCGCGCGACTCGCTGCCGACCCCCGATGTGTACCAGCGCACGACAAAGCCGGCCAAGAAGTCCGCGGCCAAGAAGTCCGCTGCCAAGAAGGCGGCCACGAAAAGCACTGCGACGAAGGGCCGGTCGTGA
- a CDS encoding wax ester/triacylglycerol synthase family O-acyltransferase, with the protein MSNAPELDAAGLPEELSPLDQILHRGEANPRTRSGILTVELLDTTPDWEVFRTRFENASRKVLRLRQKVVTPTLPTAAPRWVVDPDFNLDYHVRRVRVPQPGTFRQVMDIAEVAAQSPLDISRPLWTATLIEGVENAQAALMVHLSHAVTDGVGGVEMFASLYDLERDPAPQATPPLPIPADLSPNDLMRQGLSRLPGTIAGGMRDALFGAVQVVGHVVRDPVARLGGVIDYAMSGARVLGPVADPSPILRRRSLSTRSEAISIEFGDLHRAAKAAGGSINDAYLAGLCGALRLYHRAKGVPVDTLPMAVPVNLRSEADPAGGNRFVGVNLAAPIGLSDPEVRIKNIRSQMTRKRDERALDMVGAVAPVVSLLPDSVLESMAGSIVNSDVQASNVPVYAGDTFIAGAKVLQQYGLGPLPGVAMMVVLISRSGYCTVTTRYDRASITDPTLWAQCLLAGFNEILALGGDGRATPATFTDESQPPSSPALQNGSAAQ; encoded by the coding sequence ATGAGCAATGCGCCGGAACTGGATGCGGCCGGACTCCCGGAGGAGCTCAGCCCGCTCGACCAGATTCTCCATCGCGGCGAAGCCAACCCCCGCACCCGCTCGGGCATCTTGACCGTGGAACTCCTCGACACCACCCCCGACTGGGAGGTGTTCCGCACCCGCTTCGAGAACGCCTCGCGCAAAGTCCTGCGGCTCCGCCAGAAGGTCGTCACGCCGACGCTGCCGACGGCCGCTCCCCGGTGGGTCGTCGACCCCGATTTCAACCTCGACTATCACGTGCGCCGGGTCCGGGTGCCGCAGCCGGGCACCTTCCGGCAGGTGATGGACATCGCCGAGGTCGCCGCGCAGTCGCCCCTGGACATCTCCCGGCCGCTGTGGACCGCCACGCTCATCGAAGGTGTGGAGAACGCTCAGGCCGCGTTGATGGTGCACCTGAGCCACGCCGTCACCGACGGTGTCGGAGGGGTAGAGATGTTCGCCTCTCTCTACGACCTCGAGCGCGACCCGGCGCCGCAAGCCACACCGCCGCTGCCCATTCCCGCGGACCTCTCACCCAACGACCTGATGCGGCAGGGCCTCAGCCGGTTACCCGGAACGATCGCCGGCGGGATGCGCGACGCGCTGTTCGGCGCGGTGCAGGTGGTCGGACACGTGGTGCGCGATCCGGTGGCGCGACTGGGCGGTGTCATCGACTACGCGATGTCGGGTGCCCGGGTGCTCGGACCGGTCGCCGACCCCTCACCGATCCTGCGCCGTCGCAGCCTGTCCACCCGCAGTGAGGCCATCTCCATCGAGTTCGGTGATCTGCACCGCGCGGCGAAGGCTGCCGGCGGGTCGATCAACGACGCCTATCTCGCGGGACTGTGCGGCGCGCTGCGGCTGTATCACCGAGCCAAAGGGGTGCCCGTCGACACGTTGCCGATGGCGGTGCCGGTGAACCTGCGCTCCGAAGCCGACCCCGCCGGCGGCAACCGGTTCGTCGGGGTCAACCTGGCAGCGCCGATCGGCCTGAGCGATCCCGAGGTGCGCATCAAGAACATCCGGTCGCAGATGACGCGTAAACGTGACGAGCGCGCGCTGGACATGGTCGGTGCGGTCGCGCCCGTCGTCAGCCTTCTGCCCGACAGCGTCCTGGAGTCCATGGCCGGGTCCATCGTGAACTCCGACGTGCAGGCCAGCAACGTGCCGGTCTACGCCGGTGACACCTTCATCGCGGGCGCGAAAGTGCTGCAGCAGTACGGCCTTGGGCCACTGCCCGGGGTGGCGATGATGGTCGTGCTGATCTCGCGGTCGGGCTACTGCACGGTCACCACCCGCTACGACCGGGCGTCGATCACCGACCCCACCCTGTGGGCGCAATGCCTGCTGGCCGGTTTCAACGAGATCCTCGCCCTCGGCGGGGACGGCCGCGCCACCCCGGCTACCTTCACCGACGAGTCACAACCCCCGTCCAGTCCCGCCCTACAGAACGGAAGTGCCGCACAGTGA
- a CDS encoding group I intron-associated PD-(D/E)XK endonuclease encodes MVGHHTKDKGDLGIAKAHADLVSKGFTVLFPATEHAPFDLVAYAAGRFHRLQVKYRSARAGAISVKFRSTWADRNGTHTTPMDKSAIDMICIYCPETDDCYYIRPAAHGASVTLRIAPSKNGQRVGVLAASDFRRLPAGAG; translated from the coding sequence GTGGTGGGACACCATACGAAGGACAAAGGTGATCTTGGTATCGCGAAGGCGCACGCCGATCTGGTGAGCAAGGGCTTCACGGTGCTTTTCCCCGCCACGGAGCACGCACCGTTCGATCTCGTCGCGTACGCAGCGGGGCGGTTTCACCGTCTGCAAGTGAAGTACCGCTCAGCGCGTGCCGGCGCCATCAGTGTCAAGTTCCGCTCTACGTGGGCCGACCGCAACGGTACTCACACGACACCGATGGACAAGAGTGCGATCGACATGATCTGCATTTACTGTCCGGAGACCGACGACTGCTATTACATCCGCCCGGCGGCACACGGTGCATCGGTCACGCTACGGATAGCACCCAGCAAGAACGGCCAGCGGGTGGGGGTGCTGGCCGCCTCCGACTTTCGTCGGTTACCCGCAGGCGCAGGGTGA
- a CDS encoding CocE/NonD family hydrolase: MGAARYVGRVGGLAIALGVGTAILTGQAVASADDTGTSGSGSASPSSESRTSSTPSNTGTGTVKINKRPLGKHQANDGTSLGDTVKGIVDRVAGERGKRATDDSENADPGVDEQAPAEEAAAARPGDRRKHRVDANEQAPQQNPQTDPTPAAAQDQPAVKQSPGLTWLKSPRVAAAREAKPVATTSSSLWTPPGALVTEDAATAPAATTTVAPVKTAVAEFLTSIHDALAPNGGTAPVGGSLSDLLLLAGTRRELVQPQAAALPDYSVGLTEGVIGGCVVGATCTMPDGSTYTVIGTPSKGGKLALDATTGAFTFLPFSPEYNADGSQNADGPSGQESFTVLVAQNTKFDTFVTGLPIVGTTFIAPVIMTLQQLQILTPLIGTAARQDVTVNVDELRGVLDTPVAYTTMVTSWDGTQISTNFFPAITTGNPDVGSPGYETIFNGPGLAQPGATSPADPFVATFRQAGYNVVTWDPRGEFASGGVLQLDSPQYEGQDVSQLISWAAGLNGVQLDAPNDPTMGMVGVSYGGGIQLVTAAGDNRVDAIAPGWAWNTLPDSLYPDKAFKTAYSSLLLLGLVTTGARINPMIYGGILTGATLGILTPGQIQLLQNSGPGQTVRGISAPTLIIQGTVDVLFPLQQSILNAALLAQNPDVKLLWFCGGHGSCLPGQGNPAADDVWVMGETLAWMDRYVKNDGTTDPNVFEWTDQNGDRWTSETLPTAADFYDTTSKVPATTWDTGKVLPIIPILGGSGPNPQVPLPYSLGDGSIATNAVTIPLDNPDSEANVVGAPHVVINYSGLGTSRHVYAQVVDKTTGQVVGNIVTPIPVTLNGRDQTATIDLNDIAYTVTPDSDLELQIFTTATPYLNLTQFGFIDVQSVQVSLPTTSQGTNQGPNPVPAAAQELVAV; this comes from the coding sequence TGGGCACCGCGATCCTCACGGGACAGGCGGTGGCGTCCGCCGACGACACGGGCACGTCGGGTTCCGGTTCCGCGTCGCCGTCGAGTGAGAGTCGCACGTCGAGTACCCCCTCCAATACCGGCACTGGCACCGTCAAGATCAACAAACGCCCGCTCGGGAAGCACCAGGCCAACGACGGCACGTCGCTGGGCGACACCGTCAAGGGAATCGTCGACCGGGTCGCGGGTGAACGCGGCAAGCGGGCGACCGACGACAGCGAGAACGCCGACCCCGGCGTCGACGAGCAGGCGCCCGCCGAGGAGGCCGCCGCTGCCCGTCCCGGTGATCGTCGCAAACATCGCGTCGACGCGAATGAACAGGCGCCACAACAGAATCCGCAGACCGATCCCACTCCGGCCGCGGCTCAGGATCAGCCGGCGGTCAAGCAATCGCCCGGTCTGACATGGCTGAAGAGCCCGCGCGTCGCCGCGGCGCGGGAGGCCAAGCCGGTGGCGACGACCTCGTCGTCACTGTGGACACCGCCGGGGGCGCTGGTCACCGAGGACGCGGCGACGGCTCCGGCCGCGACGACCACGGTGGCACCCGTCAAGACGGCCGTGGCCGAATTCCTCACGTCGATCCACGACGCTCTCGCACCGAACGGCGGGACGGCGCCGGTCGGCGGATCGCTCTCCGATCTGCTCCTGTTGGCCGGCACCCGGCGCGAGCTGGTTCAGCCGCAGGCGGCTGCGCTTCCCGACTACTCCGTGGGACTGACCGAGGGCGTCATCGGCGGCTGCGTCGTCGGCGCCACCTGCACCATGCCGGACGGCTCCACGTACACGGTGATCGGCACTCCGAGCAAGGGCGGCAAGCTCGCCCTCGATGCGACGACGGGCGCCTTCACCTTCCTGCCGTTCTCGCCCGAGTACAACGCTGACGGGTCGCAGAACGCCGACGGGCCGTCCGGGCAGGAGTCCTTCACGGTGCTCGTCGCCCAGAACACGAAGTTCGACACGTTCGTCACCGGATTGCCGATCGTGGGAACGACATTCATCGCTCCGGTGATCATGACGCTGCAACAGTTGCAGATCCTCACGCCGCTGATCGGCACGGCCGCGCGTCAGGACGTCACCGTCAACGTCGACGAGCTGCGCGGAGTGCTCGACACACCCGTCGCGTACACCACGATGGTGACCTCATGGGACGGCACCCAGATCAGCACGAACTTCTTCCCGGCGATCACGACCGGCAACCCGGACGTCGGGAGCCCCGGCTACGAGACCATCTTCAACGGGCCGGGCCTGGCGCAACCCGGTGCTACCAGTCCCGCCGATCCATTTGTGGCGACGTTCCGGCAGGCCGGCTACAACGTCGTGACATGGGATCCGCGCGGCGAGTTCGCTTCGGGCGGTGTGCTTCAGCTCGACAGCCCGCAATACGAAGGGCAGGACGTCTCGCAGCTGATCAGTTGGGCGGCCGGCCTGAACGGCGTGCAGCTCGATGCGCCGAACGATCCCACCATGGGCATGGTGGGGGTGTCCTACGGCGGCGGCATCCAACTCGTGACCGCCGCCGGGGACAACCGGGTCGACGCGATCGCGCCCGGCTGGGCGTGGAACACGCTGCCGGATTCGCTGTATCCGGACAAGGCCTTCAAGACCGCCTACTCGTCGCTGCTGTTGCTGGGCCTGGTGACCACCGGCGCCAGGATCAACCCGATGATCTACGGCGGCATCCTCACCGGCGCCACGCTGGGGATCCTGACCCCCGGACAGATCCAGCTGCTGCAGAACAGCGGTCCGGGCCAAACGGTGCGCGGCATCAGCGCGCCGACCCTGATCATCCAGGGCACGGTGGATGTGCTGTTCCCGCTGCAGCAGTCCATCCTCAACGCGGCCCTGCTCGCGCAGAACCCGGACGTGAAGCTGCTCTGGTTCTGCGGCGGACACGGGTCGTGCCTGCCCGGACAGGGCAACCCCGCAGCTGACGACGTCTGGGTGATGGGCGAGACGCTGGCGTGGATGGACCGCTACGTGAAGAACGACGGGACCACGGACCCCAACGTCTTCGAGTGGACCGACCAGAACGGTGACCGGTGGACCTCGGAGACTCTCCCGACGGCGGCCGACTTCTACGACACGACGAGCAAGGTTCCGGCGACCACGTGGGACACGGGCAAAGTGCTGCCGATCATCCCGATCCTGGGTGGTTCCGGACCGAATCCCCAAGTGCCGCTGCCGTATTCGCTGGGTGACGGCTCCATCGCGACCAACGCGGTCACCATCCCGCTGGACAATCCCGACTCGGAGGCCAACGTCGTCGGTGCGCCGCACGTGGTGATCAACTACAGCGGTCTGGGCACCAGCCGTCACGTCTACGCCCAGGTCGTCGACAAGACCACCGGTCAGGTCGTGGGCAACATCGTCACCCCGATCCCCGTGACACTGAACGGCCGGGACCAGACCGCGACAATCGACCTGAACGACATCGCCTACACGGTGACGCCCGACAGCGACCTCGAACTGCAGATCTTCACGACGGCCACGCCGTATCTGAACCTGACGCAGTTCGGGTTCATCGATGTCCAGAGCGTGCAGGTGAGCCTGCCGACCACGAGCCAGGGAACCAACCAGGGCCCGAATCCCGTCCCGGCCGCCGCCCAGGAGTTGGTGGCGGTCTGA